A window of Zingiber officinale cultivar Zhangliang chromosome 5A, Zo_v1.1, whole genome shotgun sequence contains these coding sequences:
- the LOC121980644 gene encoding arginine decarboxylase-like produces the protein MSALACVDAAVPPPGYSVAWDGALPAPGTFPGGTPMTAGAAVSDRPVPWSTDLSAALYRIDGWGVPYFCINSAGDIAVRPYGTATLPHQEIDLMKVVRKASDPKFSGGLGLRLPLLVRFPDVLKHRLESLHSAFEFAIQSNGYSSRYQGVYPVKCNQDRYIVEDIVEFGSPFGFGLEAGSKAELLLAMNCLSKGSPEAFLICNGYKDEEYIALALIARSMDLNTVIVLEQEEELDLVVETSQRLGVRPVIGLRAKLRTKHSGHFGSTSGEKGKFGLTTAQILSVAHKLQRLAMLDCLQLLHFHIGSQIPSTALLSDGVGEAAQIYCELARLGASMRVIDIGGGLGIDYDGSHSSGSDMSVSYSLDEYAGAVVRAVKFACDRKQVRHPIICSESGRALVSHHSVLIFEAISSSTGKSQPLSSMAPNLAYFLDELADDARSEYHNLMAAAFRCEYETCALYADQLKRRCVDQFKEGILGLEHLAAVDALCDLVAKEIGAADPVKTYHVNLSLFTSMPDFWAIGQLFPIIPIHHLDQRPDVKGILSDLTCDSDGKVDRFIGGQSSLLLHELCGVPGAGGGYYLGMFLGGAYQEALGGLHNLFGGPSVVRVSHADGPHCFAVTLAVPGPSCADVLRAMQHEPEMMFDALKHRAEECAAGSGDALMFDALAHAFHSMPYLDYSTAAQAPGSSSDGEGTDAMTSDSEASGGSREEEEDEDWEFMRCLSV, from the coding sequence ATGTCAGCCCTCGCCTGCGTAGACGCTGCAGTTCCGCCTCCTGGCTACAGCGTAGCGTGGGACGGCGCTCTTCCCGCGCCAGGGACATTCCCTGGCGGCACTCCGATGACGGCGGGCGCCGCAGTCTCCGACCGTCCCGTCCCATGGTCCACTGATCTCTCCGCCGCGCTCTACCGCATCGATGGTTGGGGCGTGCCGTACTTCTGCATCAACTCTGCCGGCGATATAGCCGTCCGGCCTTACGGCACTGCGACTCTCCCCCACCAGGAGATCGATCTGATGAAGGTGGTGAGGAAGGCTTCCGATCCCAAGTTCTCCGGCGGGCTAGGCCTCCGCCTCCCGCTTCTCGTCCGCTTTCCTGATGTCCTCAAGCACCGACTCGAGTCCCTCCACTCCGCCTTCGAGTTCGCCATCCAATCTAATGGCTACAGCTCTCGCTACCAAGGGGTCTACCCGGTGAAGTGCAACCAGGATCGGTACATCGTGGAGGACATCGTCGAATTCGGGTCGCCTTTTGGGTTCGGCCTCGAGGCCGGGTCAAAAGCAGAGCTCCTCCTGGCCATGAACTGCCTCTCCAAGGGAAGCCCTGAGGCTTTCCTCATCTGCAACGGGTACAAAGACGAGGAGTACATAGCACTTGCCCTAATTGCTCGAAGCATGGATCTCAACACAGTGATCGTCCTGGAACAAGAGGAAGAGCTCGACTTGGTGGTGGAAACTAGCCAGAGGCTCGGTGTCCGGCCGGTGATTGGCCTCCGGGCAAAGCTCAGAACCAAACATTCCGGCCATTTTGGATCTACCTCAGGTGAAAAGGGCAAGTTCGGTCTGACCACTGCACAAATCCTCTCTGTTGCGCACAAGCTTCAGCGACTTGCGATGCTCGATTGTCTTCAACTCCTGCACTTCCATATCGGCTCGCAGATTCCGTCAACGGCACTTCTTTCCGACGGTGTCGGCGAGGCCGCCCAAATATACTGTGAGCTCGCAAGGCTTGGGGCTTCTATGCGGGTGATTGACATTGGCGGTGGCCTGGGCATTGATTACGACGGTTCTCACTCAAGCGGATCGGATATGTCCGTTAGTTACAGCCTCGACGAATACGCCGGCGCTGTGGTGCGGGCCGTGAAGTTCGCTTGCGACAGGAAGCAAGTACGCCATCCCATCATCTGCAGCGAGAGCGGCCGGGCTCTCGTGTCACACCACTCGGTCCTTATCTTCGAAGCGATCTCATCCAGCACCGGCAAATCTCAGCCATTGTCGTCCATGGCCCCTAATCTGGCCTACTTTCTCGATGAGCTCGCAGACGATGCACGTTCGGAGTACCACAACTTGATGGCTGCTGCGTTCCGTTGCGAGTACGAGACCTGCGCTCTTTATGCCGACCAATTGAAGCGGAGGTGCGTCGACCAATTCAAGGAGGGCATTCTGGGGCTGGAGCACCTTGCGGCTGTTGATGCCTTGTGCGACCTCGTGGCGAAGGAAATAGGGGCGGCCGATCCGGTGAAGACATACCATGTCAATCTCTCTCTGTTCACCTCTATGCCCGATTTCTGGGCTATCGGTCAGCTGTTCCCTATCATCCCAATTCACCATCTCGACCAGCGGCCGGACGTCAAAGGTATTCTCTCGGACCTGACATGTGACAGCGACGGCAAGGTGGACAGGTTCATCGGCGGTCAGTCGAGCCTCCTGCTACACGAGCTCTGCGGAGTCCCCGGTGCTGGGGGTGGGTACTACCTGGGGATGTTTCTGGGCGGGGCTTACCAGGAGGCGCTCGGCGGGCTGCACAACCTGTTCGGGGGTCCCAGCGTCGTGCGGGTGTCGCACGCCGACGGGCCGCACTGCTTCGCGGTGACGCTAGCGGTGCCCGGCCCGTCGTGCGCCGACGTCCTGCGGGCAATGCAGCATGAGCCGGAGATGATGTTCGACGCCCTCAAACACCGCGCTGAGGAGTGCGCCGCCGGGTCCGGGGATGCTCTCATGTTCGACGCCCTCGCCCACGCCTTCCATTCGATGCCGTACCTGGACTACAGCACCGCCGCCCAAGCACCAGGTTCCAGCAGCGACGGCGAGGGCACGGACGCCATGACCAGCGACTCGGAGGCCAGCGGCGGAAGcagggaggaagaggaagacgaagATTGGGAGTTCATGCGTTGCTTGAGCGTCTGA